Proteins co-encoded in one Metabacillus sp. KUDC1714 genomic window:
- a CDS encoding LacI family DNA-binding transcriptional regulator, with protein MMKMSDVAKLANVSPATVSRVLSNPELVSKETRQKVLDVINEVNYKPHIVARQFRTKETKIILVVVPDITSAFFSKVLRGIEHVAVNNGYQVILGDTENDIEREKEYINLLLQKQADGMVLLTARLNKTNLEEISEHFPMVLACEYMDGLNVPTVSIDNISSARKATEHLIKLGHTKIAHITGPINVILSRDRMRGYQQAMMSHELDIDSAYIQEGDFSFESGYNQTLKLLALENPPTAVFAFNDEMAMGAIKAAKDSGLKAPEDLAVVGFDNVKMSSVIEPNLTTINQPKYEIGKKAMELLLKLINGESINKKKFVMKDELIIRESCGSNPDLKEQTKM; from the coding sequence ATTATGAAAATGAGCGATGTGGCAAAATTAGCAAATGTATCGCCTGCAACAGTATCTAGAGTCCTTAGTAATCCAGAATTAGTGAGTAAGGAAACGAGACAAAAGGTCTTAGATGTCATAAATGAAGTCAATTACAAACCCCATATTGTTGCGAGACAATTTAGAACGAAGGAAACGAAAATTATCCTTGTTGTTGTCCCAGATATCACAAGCGCTTTCTTTTCAAAGGTGCTGCGTGGGATTGAACATGTAGCCGTTAACAATGGATATCAGGTAATTTTAGGGGATACAGAAAATGATATTGAAAGAGAAAAGGAATATATTAATTTATTGCTTCAAAAGCAAGCAGATGGGATGGTTCTCTTAACAGCTAGACTTAATAAAACTAACCTAGAAGAGATTTCTGAACATTTTCCAATGGTGCTTGCTTGTGAGTACATGGATGGATTAAATGTTCCGACAGTATCAATAGATAATATTAGTAGTGCAAGAAAGGCGACCGAACATTTAATTAAGCTAGGTCATACGAAAATTGCACATATTACGGGTCCAATTAATGTTATATTGAGCCGAGATCGGATGAGGGGTTATCAGCAAGCGATGATGAGCCATGAATTAGATATTGACTCAGCATACATTCAAGAAGGAGATTTTAGTTTTGAATCAGGTTATAATCAAACACTAAAATTATTAGCATTAGAAAACCCACCAACTGCAGTTTTTGCTTTTAATGATGAGATGGCCATGGGAGCAATTAAAGCTGCGAAGGATAGTGGTCTGAAAGCTCCAGAGGATTTAGCTGTGGTGGGCTTTGATAATGTTAAAATGTCATCTGTAATAGAACCTAATTTAACCACGATTAACCAGCCTAAATATGAAATAGGCAAAAAGGCAATGGAGTTATTGCTGAAATTAATAAATGGGGAATCTATAAATAAGAAAAAGTTTGTCATGAAGGATGAATTGATCATAAGGGAATCCTGTGGCTCTAATCCTGATTTGAAGGAACAAACAAAAATGTAG
- a CDS encoding LacI family DNA-binding transcriptional regulator, producing the protein MKMSDVAKLANVSPATVSRVLSHPELVSTETRQKVLDVINQVNYKPHIVARQFRTKETKIILVVVPDITSAFFSKVLRGIEHVAVNHGYQVILGDTENDIEREKEYINLLLQKQADGMVLLTARLNKANLEEISNHFPMVLACEYIDGLNIPTVSIDNISSARKATEHLIKLGHTKIAHITGTINVILSRDRMRGYQQAMMSHDLDIDSAYIQEGDFSFESGYNQMLKLLALENPPTAVFAFNDDMAMGAIKAVKDSGLNVPKDLAVVGFDNIKMSSVHEPNLTTIDQPKYEIGKKAMEMLIKLINKESIHKKKIVMKDELIIRESCSSESKVRESLEVI; encoded by the coding sequence ATGAAAATGAGTGATGTGGCAAAATTAGCAAATGTATCGCCAGCAACAGTTTCAAGAGTCCTTTCTCATCCAGAGCTCGTAAGTACTGAAACAAGACAAAAGGTCTTGGATGTCATTAATCAAGTGAATTACAAGCCCCATATTGTTGCGAGACAATTTAGAACAAAGGAAACAAAGATCATTCTAGTTGTTGTTCCAGATATCACAAGTGCATTCTTTTCAAAAGTACTGCGTGGGATCGAGCATGTAGCTGTTAACCATGGATATCAGGTTATATTAGGCGATACTGAAAATGATATTGAAAGAGAAAAGGAGTATATTAATTTATTGCTACAAAAGCAAGCAGACGGAATGGTTCTTTTAACAGCAAGACTTAATAAAGCAAACTTAGAGGAGATATCAAATCATTTTCCAATGGTACTTGCATGTGAATACATTGATGGTTTAAATATTCCTACTGTATCAATTGATAACATTAGTAGTGCAAGAAAAGCAACCGAACATTTAATTAAACTTGGTCATACGAAAATTGCGCATATTACAGGTACTATAAATGTGATATTAAGCAGAGATCGAATGAGAGGGTATCAACAAGCGATGATGAGCCATGATTTAGATATCGACTCAGCATACATCCAGGAAGGTGATTTTAGCTTTGAATCAGGCTATAATCAGATGTTAAAATTATTAGCACTCGAAAACCCGCCAACAGCGGTTTTTGCCTTTAACGATGATATGGCAATGGGAGCAATTAAGGCTGTGAAAGACAGTGGTTTGAATGTTCCGAAGGATCTAGCGGTGGTGGGCTTTGACAATATTAAAATGTCATCTGTCCATGAGCCTAACTTAACAACAATAGACCAACCCAAATACGAAATTGGTAAGAAGGCAATGGAGATGCTGATTAAATTAATAAATAAGGAATCTATTCATAAGAAAAAGATTGTCATGAAGGATGAATTAATCATTAGAGAGTCCTGTAGTTCTGAATCAAAAGTTAGAGAATCGTTAGAGGTCATATAA
- a CDS encoding MIP/aquaporin family protein, giving the protein MSPFLGEVIGTMILIIFGGGVVGGVVLNKSKAQNSGWIVITMGWGFAVAFGAYAVGSVSGAHLNPAVTIGFASIGEFPWADVPAYVAAQIIGAFIGATIVWLYYYPHWKATEDQGAKLAVFSTDPAIPHTPSNLISEVLGTAILVFGLLSIGANEFTEGLNPIIVGFFITAIGLSLGGTTGYAINPARDLGPRIAHFLLPIAGKGTSNWKYAWIPVVGPILGGVLGAQFHQALFVSGSINALYILIGVLAVIVLIARVSNTKRVVHTNSTHLNEG; this is encoded by the coding sequence ATGTCACCTTTTCTAGGTGAAGTTATTGGTACAATGATACTAATTATATTTGGTGGCGGTGTTGTTGGTGGCGTCGTACTTAATAAATCAAAGGCACAAAATTCAGGGTGGATTGTTATAACCATGGGGTGGGGTTTTGCTGTAGCTTTTGGTGCATACGCAGTTGGAAGTGTAAGTGGTGCTCATTTAAATCCAGCAGTTACAATCGGGTTTGCTTCAATTGGGGAATTCCCTTGGGCGGATGTTCCAGCATATGTTGCAGCTCAAATTATAGGTGCTTTTATTGGAGCTACAATCGTATGGTTGTATTATTATCCCCACTGGAAAGCAACTGAAGATCAAGGTGCAAAATTAGCGGTATTTTCAACAGATCCAGCTATCCCACATACTCCATCCAATTTAATAAGTGAGGTTTTAGGGACAGCAATATTAGTATTCGGTTTATTGTCAATTGGAGCAAATGAGTTCACAGAAGGGCTTAATCCAATAATTGTTGGTTTCTTCATAACAGCTATTGGTCTTTCACTTGGTGGGACAACAGGGTATGCGATTAATCCAGCACGTGATTTAGGTCCGCGTATTGCCCATTTTTTATTACCGATAGCGGGGAAGGGAACTTCAAATTGGAAATATGCTTGGATTCCTGTGGTGGGGCCAATCTTAGGTGGTGTGTTAGGTGCGCAGTTTCACCAAGCACTATTTGTTAGTGGATCAATAAATGCATTATATATACTAATAGGTGTACTAGCCGTTATCGTTTTAATTGCTAGGGTGTCTAATACTAAACGAGTAGTGCATACTAATTCTACTCATTTGAATGAAGGATAA
- the glpK gene encoding glycerol kinase GlpK, whose product MGKKYILSLDQGTTSSRAILFNKNGEIVDAAQREFTQYFPKPGWVEHNAQEIWSSILAVIAEVLTKTNVSANEIASIGITNQRETAVVWDRETGRPVYNAIVWQSRQTADICEELIEKGYNDLFRNKTGLLIDAYFSGTKVKWILDHVEGAREKANQGKLLFGTIDTWLIWKLSGGKEHVTDYTNASRTLMYNIYDLAWDDELLEILDIPKSMLPDVRSSSEVYAETVDYHFFGEAVPIAGVAGDQHAALFGQACYEKGMAKNTYGTGCFMLMNTGEKAVPSENGLLTTIAWGIDGKVEYALEGSIFVAGSAIQWLRDGLRMIDDAPASEGYASKVESTDGVYVVPAFVGLGTPYWDSDARGAIFGLTRGTSKEHFVRATLESLAYQTKDVLKAMEADSGIELKKLRVDGGAVKNNFLMNFQSDILNVAVERPVINETTALGAAYLAGLAVGFWKDREEISKQWKVEESYEPTMDEQQRNSLYGGWKRAVEATMGFKPNKNREQ is encoded by the coding sequence ATGGGAAAAAAATATATATTATCATTAGATCAAGGAACAACTAGTTCTAGAGCAATTCTATTTAATAAAAATGGGGAAATTGTCGATGCAGCACAAAGAGAATTTACACAATATTTTCCTAAGCCAGGCTGGGTTGAGCACAATGCACAGGAAATCTGGAGTTCGATTTTAGCGGTCATTGCAGAGGTCCTTACAAAAACGAATGTATCTGCAAATGAAATTGCTAGTATCGGGATTACAAATCAGCGTGAAACAGCGGTCGTATGGGATCGTGAAACAGGTAGACCAGTTTACAATGCAATTGTTTGGCAATCAAGACAAACTGCAGACATTTGTGAAGAATTAATAGAAAAGGGCTACAATGATCTATTTCGAAATAAAACAGGTTTGTTAATTGATGCATACTTCTCAGGAACAAAGGTTAAATGGATTCTTGATCATGTTGAAGGGGCAAGAGAAAAGGCGAATCAAGGGAAATTACTTTTTGGAACAATTGATACATGGTTAATTTGGAAGCTCTCTGGTGGGAAAGAGCATGTAACAGATTATACAAATGCTTCAAGAACTCTCATGTATAATATTTATGATTTAGCTTGGGATGATGAGTTGCTCGAAATTTTAGACATACCAAAATCTATGCTTCCAGATGTGCGTTCATCTTCAGAAGTGTATGCTGAGACGGTAGATTATCACTTTTTTGGCGAAGCAGTTCCGATAGCAGGAGTGGCTGGTGATCAGCATGCAGCTTTATTTGGTCAAGCGTGCTATGAAAAGGGAATGGCTAAAAATACGTATGGCACAGGCTGCTTTATGTTAATGAACACAGGGGAAAAAGCTGTTCCTTCTGAAAATGGGTTGTTAACAACGATTGCATGGGGAATTGATGGCAAAGTAGAGTATGCATTAGAAGGTAGTATTTTTGTAGCGGGATCAGCTATTCAGTGGCTGCGTGATGGTTTAAGAATGATAGATGATGCACCTGCAAGTGAAGGGTATGCTTCAAAGGTCGAATCGACTGATGGTGTTTATGTCGTACCGGCATTTGTTGGCTTAGGTACACCGTATTGGGACAGTGATGCAAGAGGTGCCATATTTGGCTTAACTCGTGGTACATCGAAAGAACATTTTGTCCGCGCGACACTTGAATCACTCGCTTATCAAACAAAGGATGTATTGAAGGCGATGGAAGCTGATTCTGGTATCGAATTAAAGAAGCTACGTGTAGATGGTGGCGCTGTAAAGAATAATTTCTTAATGAATTTTCAAAGTGATATTTTAAATGTAGCTGTTGAACGCCCTGTAATTAATGAAACGACTGCTTTAGGAGCGGCCTATTTAGCAGGACTTGCAGTTGGTTTTTGGAAGGATCGAGAAGAAATTTCTAAACAGTGGAAAGTAGAAGAATCATATGAACCAACGATGGATGAACAGCAAAGAAATTCACTGTATGGTGGTTGGAAGAGGGCTGTTGAAGCTACAATGGGATTTAAGCCAAATAAAAATAGGGAACAGTGA
- a CDS encoding CoA-acylating methylmalonate-semialdehyde dehydrogenase codes for MSNTVTVQNLKNYIGGQWVESTSGKTEVVPNPATGETLAHVPLSSREDVDRAVEVASEAFKTWSKTAVPRRARILFKYQQLLVENWDELARLVTIENGKSYNEAYGEVLRGIECVEFAAGAPTLMMGKQLPDIATNVESGMYRYPVGVVGGITPFNFPMMVPCWMFPLAIVCGNTFVLKPSERTPLLANRLAELFTEAGLPEGVLNIVHGAHDVVNGLLEHPKVKAISFVGSQPVAEYVYKTASNYGKRVQALAGAKNHSIVMPDADLDGAVNQIVSAAYGSAGERCMAAAVVVTVGEVAEPFMEKLVEAVDNITIGNGMDEGVFLGPVIRDSHKDKTEKYIEIGEKEGATLVRDGRKAAAAAGNGYFVGPTIFDHVKTEMTIWKEEIFAPVLSVVRVNSLDEAIALTNESDFANGACIYTASGSNVRKFREDIDAGMLGVNLGVPAPMAFFPFSGWKKSFYGDLHANGTDGVEFYTRKKMVTARW; via the coding sequence ATGTCAAACACAGTGACAGTACAAAACCTAAAAAACTATATCGGTGGTCAATGGGTAGAATCAACATCTGGAAAAACAGAGGTAGTTCCAAATCCAGCAACGGGTGAAACACTAGCACATGTACCTCTTTCAAGCCGTGAAGATGTAGATAGAGCGGTAGAAGTGGCATCAGAAGCATTCAAGACTTGGAGTAAAACTGCAGTTCCTCGCAGAGCACGTATTCTATTTAAATACCAACAATTACTGGTAGAAAATTGGGACGAACTTGCTCGCTTAGTAACAATTGAAAATGGAAAAAGTTATAACGAAGCATACGGGGAAGTTTTACGTGGGATTGAATGTGTTGAGTTTGCAGCAGGAGCGCCTACACTAATGATGGGAAAACAGCTTCCAGATATCGCGACAAATGTAGAGTCTGGGATGTACCGCTATCCAGTTGGAGTAGTAGGCGGAATCACACCTTTTAACTTCCCGATGATGGTACCATGCTGGATGTTCCCATTAGCAATTGTTTGTGGAAATACGTTTGTGCTTAAGCCATCAGAGCGTACGCCTTTGCTCGCGAATCGCCTAGCTGAATTGTTTACAGAAGCTGGACTACCTGAAGGTGTTTTAAACATTGTACATGGTGCACATGATGTAGTTAATGGCTTGCTTGAACATCCTAAAGTGAAAGCAATCTCATTTGTAGGTTCTCAGCCAGTTGCTGAATATGTGTATAAAACTGCTTCAAATTATGGTAAGCGCGTTCAAGCTCTAGCTGGAGCAAAAAACCACTCTATCGTTATGCCTGATGCGGATCTAGATGGGGCTGTTAACCAAATTGTCAGCGCAGCTTATGGATCAGCAGGTGAAAGATGTATGGCGGCAGCAGTTGTTGTTACTGTTGGAGAAGTAGCGGAACCATTCATGGAGAAGTTAGTTGAAGCTGTAGATAACATTACAATTGGGAATGGAATGGATGAAGGTGTATTCCTGGGTCCTGTCATTCGTGATTCTCATAAGGACAAAACAGAAAAATACATTGAAATTGGTGAAAAAGAAGGTGCTACATTAGTACGTGATGGACGTAAAGCTGCAGCAGCTGCTGGTAATGGATATTTTGTCGGACCAACGATTTTCGATCATGTCAAAACAGAAATGACAATTTGGAAAGAAGAAATCTTTGCTCCAGTACTATCAGTTGTTCGAGTAAATTCACTTGATGAAGCGATTGCTTTAACAAATGAATCAGACTTTGCGAACGGGGCATGTATTTATACAGCAAGCGGAAGTAATGTTCGTAAGTTCAGAGAAGATATCGACGCAGGTATGCTCGGCGTTAATTTAGGAGTTCCAGCTCCTATGGCATTCTTCCCATTCTCTGGCTGGAAAAAATCATTCTATGGTGATCTTCATGCTAATGGTACAGATGGAGTTGAGTTCTATACACGCAAGAAAATGGTAACCGCTCGTTGGTAA
- a CDS encoding sugar phosphate isomerase/epimerase family protein, giving the protein MRLAYDPSHYRDNTNLKDTIDAVARLGYEYVEFSPRKDFIWFYEYPKVDKQLIKDLKRYCLDAGVKISSVLPVQQWSSPIEDERQAAVRNWKRCIEITSELGVDLMNSEFAGDKSRPVESEAAFVKSMEELMPLFEKEGIKLNLQSHPNDFIELNTEAIRMIRALDKDWIKLVYSVAHAFFYDDGVGDVEKHLEEAGDLLAHVLIADTLNHKAAFGLRYIVNPPNANVTIHQHLNPGEGEVNFEALYRKLREMKFDGILTNSVFAYPDKSEWSNEVTLKSIREGLKIKEGLNI; this is encoded by the coding sequence TTGCGTTTAGCATATGATCCGTCACATTATCGTGATAATACAAATTTAAAAGATACGATCGATGCAGTTGCTAGATTAGGGTATGAATATGTAGAGTTTTCACCGCGTAAAGATTTTATTTGGTTTTATGAATATCCAAAGGTTGATAAGCAGCTGATAAAAGATTTAAAAAGATATTGTTTAGATGCCGGAGTTAAAATCTCTTCTGTACTACCAGTTCAACAATGGTCTTCACCCATTGAAGATGAACGTCAAGCTGCAGTGCGGAATTGGAAGCGTTGTATTGAAATCACTTCTGAATTAGGAGTAGATTTAATGAACAGCGAATTTGCTGGCGACAAAAGCCGTCCGGTTGAAAGTGAAGCTGCTTTTGTTAAATCTATGGAAGAGCTAATGCCACTTTTTGAAAAAGAGGGTATTAAACTTAATTTACAATCGCATCCTAACGATTTTATTGAGTTGAATACAGAAGCCATTAGAATGATTCGTGCACTAGATAAAGATTGGATCAAGTTGGTATATTCTGTTGCACATGCTTTCTTTTATGATGATGGTGTTGGCGATGTAGAGAAACATTTGGAAGAAGCGGGAGATTTACTTGCTCATGTTCTAATTGCTGATACTCTTAATCATAAAGCAGCATTTGGATTACGATATATTGTTAATCCTCCTAATGCAAACGTAACTATTCACCAGCATTTGAACCCTGGTGAAGGGGAAGTAAACTTTGAAGCATTATATCGGAAATTAAGAGAAATGAAATTTGACGGAATTTTAACAAATTCAGTATTCGCTTATCCTGATAAATCAGAATGGTCTAATGAAGTAACACTGAAATCCATTAGAGAGGGATTAAAAATTAAAGAGGGATTAAATATTTAA
- a CDS encoding cytochrome-c oxidase, with product MGTKFFKIAVVYLVIGVSIGYIMGITHNFSYTSVHAHVNLLGWASMALFGLIYHFYPKAGETKLAKTHFWLHNIGTPFLTAGVFLIVFLENDALTVLPIIGSNLVLIGIILFLINVFRHVKKENLSS from the coding sequence ATGGGGACTAAGTTTTTCAAGATAGCTGTTGTTTATTTAGTCATTGGCGTATCCATCGGATACATTATGGGTATCACTCATAATTTCAGCTATACGTCTGTTCACGCTCATGTAAACCTACTTGGCTGGGCATCCATGGCACTATTCGGACTCATATATCATTTCTATCCTAAAGCAGGTGAAACAAAATTAGCGAAAACACATTTTTGGCTTCATAACATTGGAACTCCCTTTTTAACTGCTGGCGTGTTTTTGATTGTTTTCTTAGAGAATGACGCATTGACTGTGCTACCAATCATTGGTTCAAATCTTGTCTTAATAGGTATTATTTTATTTTTAATCAATGTCTTTCGTCATGTAAAAAAGGAAAACCTCTCTAGTTAG
- a CDS encoding glycerol-3-phosphate responsive antiterminator — MDFNGQQVLPAIKSMKDFENVLTSNIEYIVMLEVHISQLESIMRYARGHCKKVLLHADLIQGLKNDEYSSEFLCQKIKPDGLISTRGSVLKTAKKNGILSIQRLFLLDTIAIETSYKLAERVHPDFIEVLPGCVPHLIEKVNIETGISVIAGGLITKKEEINSVLASGAKAVTTSRKDLWSIS, encoded by the coding sequence ATGGATTTTAATGGGCAACAAGTGTTACCAGCGATAAAATCAATGAAGGATTTTGAAAATGTTTTAACAAGTAATATAGAGTATATTGTGATGTTGGAAGTTCATATTTCCCAATTAGAAAGCATCATGAGATATGCTAGAGGTCATTGTAAAAAAGTTCTATTACATGCTGATCTCATTCAAGGGTTGAAAAATGATGAATATTCTTCAGAATTTCTTTGTCAAAAAATAAAGCCTGACGGGCTAATTTCAACCAGAGGTAGTGTCTTAAAAACAGCAAAGAAAAATGGAATTCTATCAATTCAACGCCTATTTTTATTAGACACGATTGCAATCGAAACAAGTTATAAATTAGCTGAAAGGGTTCATCCTGACTTCATAGAAGTTTTGCCTGGCTGTGTTCCTCATCTCATTGAAAAGGTCAATATAGAAACAGGGATTTCAGTTATTGCAGGGGGTTTAATAACTAAAAAGGAAGAGATTAATAGTGTTTTAGCTTCTGGTGCTAAAGCAGTAACTACTTCTAGAAAAGATTTGTGGTCTATATCCTGA
- a CDS encoding MFS transporter, with protein sequence MSSLYSVKDKYIFLIVSFALWFSHFIYLPILTPYIETMGGKYIFIGIVLSSYGLMQFLFRLPIGIYSDLFRLRRPFIVAGMLISTTSCLVFALTDSLGWVLIARSLAGIAAATWVVFTVLYSSYFVDREVHRAMSSISFVVVLAQLIGMSLSGIIVNEWGWRAPFWVGGITSVMAAILSLFIYENKEVNASVPVKVKDLTSVIKEPMLIKVSLLSILAHSIIFTTMFGFIPAYALKIGIHASDISLIVFSFMIPHAIATLFMGKVIVPLLGKWKSLNIAFLASAFFTLITPFMESKGLLMIIQGFNGFSLGILFPLLLGLAIESISHKKRATAMGVYQALYALGMFSGPFIAGVLNSGFGITSGFYFTGILGLIASILIITWSRKEAIALKEHRSISS encoded by the coding sequence TTGAGTTCTCTTTATTCTGTTAAAGATAAATATATTTTTTTAATTGTTTCTTTTGCGCTTTGGTTCTCGCATTTTATTTACCTTCCTATTTTGACTCCTTATATAGAAACGATGGGAGGTAAATATATATTTATAGGAATTGTTTTGAGTAGCTATGGACTTATGCAATTTTTATTTAGACTTCCCATTGGGATTTATTCTGATCTTTTTAGATTAAGAAGGCCGTTTATAGTAGCAGGGATGCTGATAAGTACAACTAGTTGTTTAGTATTTGCATTAACAGATAGCTTAGGATGGGTACTTATAGCCCGTTCTCTCGCAGGTATTGCAGCAGCAACATGGGTTGTGTTTACTGTATTATATTCTAGTTATTTTGTTGATCGTGAAGTTCATCGAGCAATGAGCAGCATTTCCTTTGTTGTTGTTTTAGCGCAACTCATCGGTATGAGCCTAAGCGGTATTATTGTAAATGAATGGGGATGGCGTGCTCCATTCTGGGTAGGTGGAATTACTAGTGTTATGGCTGCCATACTTTCTCTCTTTATTTATGAGAACAAAGAAGTGAATGCGAGCGTGCCAGTAAAAGTTAAAGACCTTACATCGGTCATAAAAGAACCAATGCTTATAAAAGTTTCTTTGTTGTCTATTTTGGCCCACAGTATTATTTTTACTACGATGTTTGGTTTCATTCCCGCCTATGCCTTAAAGATTGGTATTCACGCTAGTGATATTAGTTTGATTGTGTTTTCATTTATGATTCCACATGCTATAGCGACACTATTTATGGGGAAAGTTATTGTACCGCTGTTAGGTAAATGGAAGTCCTTAAATATTGCTTTTCTTGCATCAGCATTTTTTACGCTTATAACACCTTTTATGGAATCAAAAGGATTGCTAATGATCATTCAAGGCTTTAATGGATTTTCTCTCGGAATACTATTTCCACTCCTGTTAGGATTAGCAATTGAATCAATTTCACATAAAAAAAGAGCAACTGCTATGGGTGTATATCAAGCGTTATATGCACTTGGTATGTTTTCAGGACCTTTTATAGCAGGTGTTTTAAATTCAGGTTTTGGAATTACTTCAGGGTTTTACTTTACTGGTATATTAGGATTAATAGCCAGCATTTTAATTATTACTTGGAGTAGAAAAGAAGCTATTGCGCTTAAAGAGCATCGCAGTATTAGTAGTTGA
- a CDS encoding glycerol-3-phosphate dehydrogenase/oxidase, whose amino-acid sequence MNEFSSLKRSTYLNEMEKQPLDLLVIGGGITGTGIALDAQSRGLRTGLIEMQDFAAGTSSRSTKLVHGGLRYLKQLEVKLVAEVGKERAIVYENAPHVTTPVWMMLPIIENGTFGKFSTSIGLKVYDFLAGVKRSEQRKMLNSADTLSREPLLRKEGLKGSGVYVEYRTDDARLTLEVIKEAVNRGVLAVNYTKAEKFIYEKGKLVGVQINDQLSGEKKKIYAKKIVNAAGPWVDTLREKDQSKKGKYLHLTKGVHLVIDGSKFPLKEAVYFDTPFNDGRMMFAIPRAGKTYVGTTDTNYKGSIVHPRMTAEDRDYILEASNFMFPNLNLVAGDVESSWVGLRPLIHEEGKDPSEISRKDEIFLSESGLITIAGGKLTGYRKMAESVVNLVLSQISGKSKGFPNCSTDRITLSGGNVGGSAGYSSFIQEKVAEGIKLGLTKDEAEKLVKRYGSNISYVYDVIRQSGHQAAESDLSVEVYASLLYGIHHEMVTTLSDFFIRRTSALLFDINWVQKWKEPVSRYMATLLSWSKEEEIRYLEDLEKYIHDAVVPLDNEEQPYIQSI is encoded by the coding sequence ATGAACGAATTTTCTAGCTTAAAACGATCAACATATTTAAATGAGATGGAGAAGCAACCGTTAGATTTACTAGTCATTGGAGGGGGAATAACTGGCACAGGAATCGCTTTAGACGCTCAATCACGTGGACTAAGAACAGGCTTAATTGAAATGCAGGATTTTGCGGCAGGAACATCCAGCCGTTCGACAAAACTTGTACACGGAGGTCTACGTTATTTAAAACAGCTAGAAGTGAAATTAGTTGCAGAAGTGGGGAAAGAGCGTGCGATTGTCTATGAAAATGCCCCACATGTTACTACACCAGTATGGATGATGCTTCCGATTATCGAGAATGGAACATTTGGTAAGTTTTCAACATCAATTGGGCTTAAAGTTTATGATTTCTTAGCAGGTGTCAAACGATCAGAGCAACGTAAAATGTTAAATAGTGCTGATACCCTTTCAAGGGAGCCATTGTTACGAAAAGAAGGGCTAAAAGGGTCTGGGGTGTATGTTGAATATCGAACAGATGATGCCCGTTTAACGCTAGAAGTGATTAAAGAAGCTGTTAATCGGGGGGTTTTAGCCGTAAATTATACAAAGGCTGAAAAATTCATCTATGAAAAGGGAAAACTAGTAGGTGTGCAAATAAATGATCAATTATCGGGTGAGAAGAAAAAGATTTATGCAAAGAAAATTGTCAATGCAGCTGGTCCTTGGGTTGATACGTTACGAGAGAAAGATCAATCTAAAAAAGGAAAGTATTTACACTTAACAAAGGGGGTTCACCTTGTCATTGATGGATCTAAATTTCCACTTAAAGAGGCTGTATACTTCGATACACCTTTTAACGATGGGAGAATGATGTTTGCCATTCCTCGAGCTGGAAAAACATATGTTGGAACAACAGATACGAATTATAAAGGATCAATTGTTCACCCACGAATGACAGCAGAAGATCGAGATTATATTCTTGAGGCTTCAAATTTTATGTTCCCTAACCTAAACTTGGTAGCAGGTGATGTTGAATCAAGTTGGGTTGGTCTTCGCCCGTTGATCCATGAAGAAGGAAAAGATCCGTCAGAAATCTCAAGAAAAGATGAGATCTTTTTATCTGAATCTGGACTCATTACAATTGCAGGTGGAAAACTAACGGGCTACCGAAAAATGGCTGAAAGTGTCGTTAATCTAGTGTTGTCGCAAATAAGTGGGAAGAGTAAAGGTTTTCCGAATTGCTCTACAGACCGTATTACTCTTTCTGGAGGGAATGTTGGTGGTTCGGCAGGTTATTCAAGTTTTATTCAAGAAAAAGTAGCTGAAGGAATAAAGCTAGGTTTAACAAAGGATGAAGCGGAAAAGTTAGTGAAACGATATGGTTCTAATATTTCTTACGTGTACGATGTTATCCGACAAAGTGGTCATCAAGCTGCGGAATCTGACTTATCAGTAGAGGTTTACGCGTCACTTCTATATGGGATTCATCATGAGATGGTTACAACATTAAGTGACTTTTTTATTCGTAGAACAAGCGCTCTATTATTTGATATTAATTGGGTTCAAAAATGGAAAGAGCCAGTTAGTCGATATATGGCTACTCTTCTAAGCTGGTCAAAAGAAGAAGAAATTCGTTATCTTGAGGACTTAGAAAAATACATTCATGACGCAGTCGTTCCCCTTGATAATGAGGAGCAACCGTATATTCAAAGCATATAG